From Pandoraea norimbergensis, the proteins below share one genomic window:
- a CDS encoding porin, whose amino-acid sequence MKRSMAKGLGGAIILGACMSTSAFAQSNVTLYGQVDAFVGAVKNPGGNTAWTQGGGGMSTSYWGMKGSEDLGGGLKAVFVLEDFFRPQNGQYGRFQGDSMFSRNAYVGLSSDTAGTVTIGRLTTSYFVSTILFNPFVDSYTFSPMVFHTFIGQAGQGIVGDSGWSNGVMYTTPNFKGLSGSVSYAFGNKAGEAGQNKWSASALYFNGPFAATVAYQQVKFDSAPDDMAGMPGFRSQQALQLGATYDFQIVKLFGQYQYIRNNVTGGGVSENGGQLGVSVPLGNGSVLASYAYTKSSGATNVNRKTWALGYDYPLSKRTDIYAAYMMDKVSTLSTGNTAGGGIRMKF is encoded by the coding sequence ATGAAGCGGAGCATGGCCAAGGGCCTGGGCGGGGCAATCATTCTGGGCGCGTGCATGAGCACGTCGGCGTTCGCACAATCGAACGTCACGTTGTACGGTCAGGTGGATGCCTTCGTGGGCGCGGTGAAGAACCCGGGCGGCAATACGGCCTGGACGCAGGGCGGCGGCGGGATGTCGACGTCGTACTGGGGCATGAAGGGTAGCGAAGACCTCGGTGGCGGCCTGAAAGCCGTGTTCGTGCTCGAAGACTTCTTCCGTCCGCAGAACGGTCAGTACGGCCGCTTCCAAGGCGACTCGATGTTCTCGCGTAACGCGTACGTCGGCCTGTCGTCGGACACCGCCGGTACTGTCACGATCGGCCGTCTGACCACGTCGTACTTCGTCTCGACGATCCTGTTCAACCCGTTCGTCGATTCGTACACGTTCAGTCCGATGGTGTTCCACACCTTCATCGGTCAGGCCGGACAAGGTATCGTCGGCGACTCGGGCTGGAGCAACGGCGTGATGTACACCACGCCCAACTTCAAGGGCCTGTCGGGCAGCGTGTCGTACGCGTTCGGCAACAAGGCGGGCGAAGCTGGCCAGAACAAGTGGAGCGCATCGGCGCTGTACTTCAACGGTCCGTTTGCCGCGACCGTGGCTTATCAGCAGGTGAAGTTCGACTCGGCCCCTGACGATATGGCCGGCATGCCGGGCTTCCGCAGCCAGCAAGCTCTGCAATTGGGTGCCACGTACGACTTCCAGATCGTGAAGCTGTTCGGCCAGTACCAATACATTCGCAACAACGTGACGGGCGGCGGCGTGTCGGAAAACGGCGGCCAGCTCGGCGTGTCGGTGCCGCTGGGCAACGGCAGCGTGCTCGCATCGTACGCGTACACGAAGAGCTCGGGCGCGACCAACGTCAACCGCAAGACGTGGGCACTGGGCTACGACTACCCGCTGTCCAAGCGTACCGACATCTACGCGGCTTACATGATGGACAAGGTGAGCACGCTCTCGACGGGTAACACGGCGGGCGGCGGTATTCGCATGAAGTTCTGA
- a CDS encoding 3-hydroxybutyryl-CoA dehydrogenase — MTIQHVGIIGAGTMGNGIAQACAVAGLPVTMVDISDAAVNKGLATIAGSLDRLIKKDKLTTAEKDAALARIATSTDYAALAGADIVIEAATENFDLKVKILKQLQGVAKADAILASNTSSISITKLAAVVANPSQFIGMHFFNPVPLMALVEIIRGLQTSDETHARVDALARQLGKSPITVKNAPGFVVNRILVPMINEAFFVLAENLATPEEIDEGMKLGCNHPIGPLALADMIGLDVCLSVMNVFYEEFEDSKYRACPLLKEMVAAGYLGRKTGRGVYTY, encoded by the coding sequence ATGACGATTCAACACGTGGGCATCATTGGCGCGGGCACGATGGGTAACGGCATTGCGCAGGCGTGTGCCGTGGCCGGACTGCCGGTCACGATGGTCGATATCAGCGACGCCGCCGTGAACAAGGGCCTCGCCACCATCGCCGGCAGCCTCGATCGCCTGATCAAGAAAGACAAGCTCACGACGGCGGAAAAAGACGCCGCACTGGCGCGCATTGCCACGTCGACCGATTACGCAGCGCTCGCCGGTGCGGACATCGTGATCGAAGCGGCCACCGAGAACTTCGATCTGAAGGTGAAGATCCTCAAGCAGCTTCAGGGCGTGGCCAAAGCCGATGCCATTCTCGCGTCGAACACGTCGTCGATTTCGATCACCAAGCTGGCCGCTGTCGTCGCGAACCCGTCGCAGTTCATCGGCATGCACTTCTTCAACCCGGTGCCGCTGATGGCGCTGGTGGAAATCATTCGCGGCCTGCAAACGAGCGACGAGACGCACGCCCGCGTCGATGCGCTCGCCCGCCAACTCGGCAAGTCACCGATCACCGTGAAGAATGCGCCGGGCTTTGTGGTGAACCGCATTCTCGTGCCGATGATCAACGAAGCCTTCTTCGTGCTGGCGGAAAACCTCGCGACGCCGGAAGAAATCGACGAAGGCATGAAGCTCGGCTGCAATCATCCGATTGGGCCGCTCGCGCTCGCCGACATGATCGGGCTCGACGTCTGCCTCTCGGTGATGAACGTGTTCTACGAAGAGTTTGAAGACTCGAAGTATCGTGCGTGCCCGCTGCTCAAGGAAATGGTGGCGGCTGGCTATCTCGGCCGCAAGACCGGACGCGGCGTCTACACGTACTGA